A genomic segment from Nematostella vectensis chromosome 6, jaNemVect1.1, whole genome shotgun sequence encodes:
- the LOC116619688 gene encoding upstream activation factor subunit spp27 → MAAESLSKETLRNAIKDILQDAELSELTSRIVRSRLEEKFSVSLKERKKEVDALLMQTIQEKEAENTDKIGEKNNAERSDEESEISEKGDTEKVVHKASKKRVLKKSPATPSKRSKPISSAEVPESDSDEDVDDEKIARKLHENERGLRARKQSVKKAQKTPQKKEPSGTKGKTGFGKLMVLSPELAAILGQDKMSRSDVVKGMWAIIKERNLMDPKDKRFHICDDQLLKVFGTKRVKSFSMMKYLKHHVKDPSLIA, encoded by the exons ATGGCGGCCGAAAGTCTCTCAAAAGAGACTCTGCGAAATGCAATAAAAG ATATTTTACAAGACGCGGAATTGAGTGAACTTACTTCCCGAATCGTGAGGAGCCGTCTTGAAGAAAAATTTAGCGTCAGCCTCAAAGAAAG GAAAAAAGAGGTTGATGCATTGCTAATGCAAACTATCCAGGAAAAGGAAGCCGAGAACACAGACAAAATAGGAGAGAAAAACAATGCTGAGAGAAGTGATGAAGAGAGTGAAATAAGTGAAAAAGGG GACACTGAAAAAGTAGTACACAAAGCAAGCAAAAAG CGTGTATTGAAGAAGTCCCCGGCTACACCTAGCAAGAGGTCCAAGCCTATTAGCAGTGCTGAGGTACCGGAGTCCGACTCTGATGAG GATGTAGATGATGAGAAAATTGCAAGGAAGCTGCATGAGAATGAAAGAGGCTTAAGAGCCAGGAAACAATCAGTCAAGAAAGCTCAG aaaacaccacaaaagAAGGAGCCATCTGGTACAAAAGGAAAAACAG GTTTTGGCAAGTTGATGGTGCTGTCTCCTGAGCTGGCTGCTATACTTGGCCAGGACAAG ATGTCCAGGTCTGATGTAGTCAAAGGCATGTGGGCAATCATTAAAGAAAGAAATCTTATG GATCCCAAAGATAAACGATTTCACATCTGTGATGACCAGTTATTGAAGGTCTTCG GAACAAAAAGGGTAAAGTCATTTTCAATGATGAAGTACCTGAAGCACCACGTCAAAGACCCGTCACTCATTGCATGA
- the LOC116619666 gene encoding uncharacterized protein LOC116619666, whose protein sequence is MYCTVLFCIFFILAASGITRGANMPAAMKQKYTTYSMQFENQRAHNPSQAQFAQNRQNALNYIQSKLETAGLTTHLQNFQTSHTTTREDHRIAAETTVPYLWLLTDQKLDQ, encoded by the exons ATGTACTGCACCGTActcttttgtattttcttcATCTTAGCCGCCAGCGGCATTACAAGAG GTGCTAATATGCCAGCTGCAATGAAACAGAAGTACACAACTTATTCGATGCAATTTGAAAACCAACGAGCCCATAACCCAAGCCAGGCACAATTTGCCCAAAACCGACAAAATGCTCTTAACTATATCCAGAGCAAGCTTGAAACTGCTGGTTTGACTACACATTTGCAAAATTTCCAAACATCCCATACCACTACAAGAGAG GATCACAGAATTGCAGCAGAAACCACAGTGCCTTATTTGTGGCTTTTGACAGATCAGAAACTGGACCAGTAA
- the LOC116619649 gene encoding pro-epidermal growth factor isoform X4: MFKCDFNAKCVGDTSCVCKAGYTGSGEVCTDIDECAVGTSTCDSNAVCSNTAGGYTCACKDEYTENGQSCSGRNFHIRLYYCQLASSSETSSINNLVMLNAMLLCFWRM; this comes from the exons ATGTTCAAATGTGATTTTAATGCAAAATGCGTCGGTGATACCAGTTGTGTATGTAAAGCTGGATACACTGGCTCTGGGGAAGTGTGCACAG ATATTGACGAATGCGCGGTAGGGACTTCCACATGTGACTCAAATGCCGTCTGTTCGAACACTGCTGGGGGGTACACATGCGCCTGTAAGGATGAATACACAGAAAATGGACAATCCTGCTCAGGTCGGAATTTCCACATCCGATTGTACTACTGTCAACTTG CGTCTTCAAGCGAGACTTCATCCATCAACAATCTAGTTATGCTCAACGCCATGTTGCTGTGTTTCTGGAGAATGTGA
- the LOC116619649 gene encoding pro-epidermal growth factor isoform X1, with product MSVQVWLFWQWTSLYSWMFKCDFNAKCVGDTSCVCKAGYTGSGEVCTDIDECAVGTSTCDSNAVCSNTAGGYTCACKDEYTENGQSCSGRNFHIRLYYCQLASSSETSSINNLVMLNAMLLCFWRM from the exons ATGTCAGTGCAAGTCTGGCTTTTCTGGCAATGGACAAGTTTGtacag CTGGATGTTCAAATGTGATTTTAATGCAAAATGCGTCGGTGATACCAGTTGTGTATGTAAAGCTGGATACACTGGCTCTGGGGAAGTGTGCACAG ATATTGACGAATGCGCGGTAGGGACTTCCACATGTGACTCAAATGCCGTCTGTTCGAACACTGCTGGGGGGTACACATGCGCCTGTAAGGATGAATACACAGAAAATGGACAATCCTGCTCAGGTCGGAATTTCCACATCCGATTGTACTACTGTCAACTTG CGTCTTCAAGCGAGACTTCATCCATCAACAATCTAGTTATGCTCAACGCCATGTTGCTGTGTTTCTGGAGAATGTGA
- the LOC5515026 gene encoding uncharacterized protein LOC5515026 isoform X1 produces MPKTGRNRVYPDLDGFYALQKYKFIRGLIKAEHSQRRHQFNKQAAEWTSKAIVSLSLAEGPIKSPKQASQLEGIGKIIKTRLDEIIKDDKYSVEPPNPGCHASTGSGLLVALLNESEAIGLSDGGRPLVPEDDLKEACACICDEKFNIVSTLDGAAAMCPAWWRINVLISRGYIKKRSRGKKTVYELLPPGEDVAHRLRGTHILPAPQRLTVSKNTAKNISAQSSSKQFDSLYCTDTGDDGVTLLVDIHELGGDNVRLGELSRRLNDWGVQHKSRSLLCGDYQWLWRANGCEYTLPVLLERKRADDLADSIKDGRYTKQKDRMLAWRDKFGILSDDVSLQYLVESTPAAYRVGCMDGCNGVGKCGNPSVEQVEAAVEDLRASRDFTLVETRSIEGSVEYLASVTTDLKRRVSRGDFEALRLLNKGTAASTAGGVRERSSIKRMDPSATISKSCSQFDQYDELNSPSCMRTTHSGTKVEKGETGGEKDIALVRAIQASLQDTYPKFGYDDGFDHSPRKRSLNKGNHTEVSRQLKETEDSDLTRAIQTSLEDTKKATNTCPKFNEEDILEHSPRFYLRTKENRTDLIEKEDSAFVSAIQACLMDSIKTSNICSKLDDECMSKYSPRIRSVKAKTDLKDVKGEAEITEERELARAIKASLNDTTKPFSTCSKVDDDDLIEYSAHKRNLHSEVDLSDLNGVKVTDGELARAIQASLNDTPKTNIWPTSVGRDNLVYSPRGEGVKRENGTVDTNDAQCHNNASCASQVSADQKRRKRYRAIQIDDLFDDCVKKRPKSEVEAAPRLNIAITLNEMGSHQEKKQIEILDSQEEGAFNPFVDGAVYVFDARSDKYHGRGTSDWSNTCTGKASSGNQGLLTEESVRNLPENSLTKQESNLSSSVCVTGEDSSDIYVEPQAFYDKEKIGLVIGVMHDCSQAAVQNALFQTKGSVEEAIVVLLDNKSDSTPCDVIDLT; encoded by the exons ATGCCGAAAACGGGAAGAAATCGCGTCTATCCTGACTTG GATGGATTTTATGCTTTGCAGAAGTACAAATTTATAAGAGGTCTGATTAAGGCTGAGCATTCACAGCGTCGTCACCAGTTTAATAAACAGGCTGCTGAGTGGACTTCTAAAGCTATTGTATCATTGTCTCTGGCTGAAGGACCTATAAAGTCACCCAAACAGGCTTCTCAACTCGAAGGG ATTgggaaaataattaaaactaGGTTGGACGAGATCATAAAAGATGATAAGTACAGTGTTGAGCCACCAAATCCAG GTTGTCATGCCAGCACAGGATCAGGGCTGCTTGTGGCATTACTGAATGAAAGTGAAGCAATAGg CTTGTCCGACGGTGGTAGGcctcttgttcctgaagatGATTTAAAAGAGGCATGTGCATGTATCTGTGATGAGAAATTCAACATCGTTTCTACCTTAGATGGAGCTGCAG CTATGTGCCCTGCCTGGTGGAGAATCAATGTCTTGATTAGTAGGGGATACATCAAAAAAAGAAGCAGAG GCAAGAAGACAGTTTATGAGTTGTTGCCACCTGGGGAAGATGTTGCTCATCGTCTGAGAG GAACACATATACTTCCTGCCCCACAAAGACTAACTGTCTCAAAGAACACTGCCAAGAATATATCGGCACAGTCAAGTAGCAAGCAATTTGACTCTCTCTACTGCACAGATACAGGAGATGACGG GGTCACTCTACTGGTtgatatccatgagcttgGAGGTGATAATGTGCGATTAGGAGAG TTAAGTAGACGACTAAATGATTGGGGCGTACAGCACAAGTCCCGTTCCCTCCTCTGTGGGGATTACCAGTGGCTTTGGAGAGCTAATGGCTGTGAGTATACACTTCCAGTTTTGCTTGAGCGTAAGAGGGCAGATGACTTGGCTGACAGCATCAAGGATGGTCGATACACCAAGCAGAAAGATAGGATGCTAGCTTGGAG GGACAAGTTTGGGATCCTGTCAGATGATGTAAGCCTGCAGTACTTGGTAGAGTCTACACCAGCGGCTTACCGTGTGGGCTGTATGGATGGCTGTAATGGCGTTGGAAAGTGTGGGAACCCGAGCGTTGAGCAAGTTGAG GCTGCTGTAGAAGATCTTCGTGCCAGTAGAGATTTTACCCTTGTTGAGACACGCAGCATAGAAGGGTCCGTTGAATACTTAGCCAGCGTCACCACGGACCTGAAACGAAG GGTGTCTCGAGGTGATTTTGAAGCTTTGCGCCTGCTCAACAAGGGTACAGCGGCCTCTACTGCTGGTGGCGTGCGCGAAAGGTCATCCATTAAACGAATGGATCCCTCTGCAACAATTTCTAAGTCATGCTCACAATTTGATCAATATGATGAGCTGAACAGCCCATCTTGCATGAGAACCACTCATTCGGGGACCAAGGTAGAAAAAGGTGAAACAGGAGGGGAGAAAGATATTGCTTTGGTGCGTGCAATTCAGGCCAGTCTTCAAGACACGTACCCAAAGTTCGGTTATGATGATGGCTTTGACCACTCGCCGCGTAAGAGAAGCCTTAATAAAGGAAATCATACTGAAGTGAGTAGGCAACTAAAAGAAACAGAAGATAGTGATCTTACGCGCGCAATTCAGACTAGTCTAGAGGACACCAAAAAAGCCACTAACACTTGTCCAAAATTTAATGAAGAAGATATTTTGGAACACTCTCCACGATTTTATTTGAGGACTAAAGAAAATCGTACAGATCTAATAGAAAAGGAAGACAGTGCTTTTGTCAGTGCAATTCAGGCTTGTTTAATGGACTCAATCAAAACGTCTAACATATGTTCAAAATTGGATGATGAATGCATGTCAAAATACTCACCGCGAATCAGAAGCGTTAAGGCAAAGACAGATCTAAAAGATGTGAAAGGGGAGGCAGAGATAACGGAAGAAAGAGAACTAGCGCGTGCCATAAAGGCTAGTCTAAACGACACCACCAAACCTTTTAGCACTTGTTCTAAGGTTGATGACGACGATTTAATTGAATACTCAGCGCACAAGAGAAACCTCCATTCAGAGGTAGATCTGAGCGATTTGAATGGGGTAAAAGTGACGGACGGAGAACTAGCGCGAGCAATCCAGGCTAGCCTAAATGATACCCCCAAGACTAACATTTGGCCAACATCTGTTGGCCGCGATAACTTGGTTTACTCTCCGCGCGGAGAAGGCGTGAAAAGGGAAAACGGAACGGTGGATACTAATGATGCACAATGTCACAATAATGCTTCGTGTGCAAGCCAGGTGTCTGCTGACCAGAAAAGACGGAAACGATACAGGGCGATACAGATCGACGACTTATTCGATGACTGTGTGAAAAAACGGCCGAAGTCTGAGGTTGAAGCAGCTCCTCGATTAAATATCGCTATCACTTTAAACGAGATGGGATCtcatcaagaaaaaaaacagattgaaatCCTTGACTCACAAGAAGAAGGCGCTTTTAACCCATTCGTGGATGGAGCTGTCTATGTCTTTGACGCGAGGTCAGATAAATACCATGGAAGAGGGACTAGCGACTGGAGCAACACGTGCACTGGTAAGGCATCGTCAGGCAATCAAGGGCTGTTGACAGAAGAGAGTGTGCGGAATCTTCCCGAGAACAGCCTCACAAAGCAAGAATCAAACTTATCTTCTAGTGTTTGTGTGACGGGGGAAGACTCTAGTGATATTTACGTTGAGCCTCAGGCTTTCTATGACAAGGAGAAGATCGGTTTGGTAATCGGCGTAATGCATGACTGCAGCCAGGCAGCAGTTCAGAACGCGCTGTTTCAAACGAAAGGAAGTGTTGAAGAAGCAATCGTGGTGTTGCTTGATAACAAAAGTGACTCCACTCCATGTGATGTCATCGATCTCACGTAA
- the LOC116619649 gene encoding uromodulin isoform X2 codes for MANGHVCASCPSCHSNAVCLASGCQCKSGFSGNGQVCTDINECGATPSHENATCTNFAGGFNCSCKAGYKGDGQQLCLLAGCSNVILMQNASVIPVVYVKLDTLALGKCAQILTNAR; via the exons ATGGCCAACGGCCACGTTTGTG CCTCTTGTCCTAGCTGCCACAGTAATGCCGTGTGTTTGGCTAGTGGATGTCAGTGCAAGTCTGGCTTTTCTGGCAATGGACAAGTTTGtacag ATATCAACGAATGTGGGGCTACTCCAAGCCATGAAAATGCCACGTGCACGAACTTCGCGGGGGGCTTCAATTGCTCCTGCAAGGCAGGATATAAAGGAGATGGACAGCAGCTTTGTTTGCTAG CTGGATGTTCAAATGTGATTTTAATGCAAAATGCGTCGGTGATACCAGTTGTGTATGTAAAGCTGGATACACTGGCTCTGGGGAAGTGTGCACAG ATATTGACGAATGCGCGGTAG
- the LOC5515026 gene encoding uncharacterized protein LOC5515026 isoform X2 produces the protein MPKTGRNRVYPDLKYKFIRGLIKAEHSQRRHQFNKQAAEWTSKAIVSLSLAEGPIKSPKQASQLEGIGKIIKTRLDEIIKDDKYSVEPPNPGCHASTGSGLLVALLNESEAIGLSDGGRPLVPEDDLKEACACICDEKFNIVSTLDGAAAMCPAWWRINVLISRGYIKKRSRGKKTVYELLPPGEDVAHRLRGTHILPAPQRLTVSKNTAKNISAQSSSKQFDSLYCTDTGDDGVTLLVDIHELGGDNVRLGELSRRLNDWGVQHKSRSLLCGDYQWLWRANGCEYTLPVLLERKRADDLADSIKDGRYTKQKDRMLAWRDKFGILSDDVSLQYLVESTPAAYRVGCMDGCNGVGKCGNPSVEQVEAAVEDLRASRDFTLVETRSIEGSVEYLASVTTDLKRRVSRGDFEALRLLNKGTAASTAGGVRERSSIKRMDPSATISKSCSQFDQYDELNSPSCMRTTHSGTKVEKGETGGEKDIALVRAIQASLQDTYPKFGYDDGFDHSPRKRSLNKGNHTEVSRQLKETEDSDLTRAIQTSLEDTKKATNTCPKFNEEDILEHSPRFYLRTKENRTDLIEKEDSAFVSAIQACLMDSIKTSNICSKLDDECMSKYSPRIRSVKAKTDLKDVKGEAEITEERELARAIKASLNDTTKPFSTCSKVDDDDLIEYSAHKRNLHSEVDLSDLNGVKVTDGELARAIQASLNDTPKTNIWPTSVGRDNLVYSPRGEGVKRENGTVDTNDAQCHNNASCASQVSADQKRRKRYRAIQIDDLFDDCVKKRPKSEVEAAPRLNIAITLNEMGSHQEKKQIEILDSQEEGAFNPFVDGAVYVFDARSDKYHGRGTSDWSNTCTGKASSGNQGLLTEESVRNLPENSLTKQESNLSSSVCVTGEDSSDIYVEPQAFYDKEKIGLVIGVMHDCSQAAVQNALFQTKGSVEEAIVVLLDNKSDSTPCDVIDLT, from the exons ATGCCGAAAACGGGAAGAAATCGCGTCTATCCTGACTTG AAGTACAAATTTATAAGAGGTCTGATTAAGGCTGAGCATTCACAGCGTCGTCACCAGTTTAATAAACAGGCTGCTGAGTGGACTTCTAAAGCTATTGTATCATTGTCTCTGGCTGAAGGACCTATAAAGTCACCCAAACAGGCTTCTCAACTCGAAGGG ATTgggaaaataattaaaactaGGTTGGACGAGATCATAAAAGATGATAAGTACAGTGTTGAGCCACCAAATCCAG GTTGTCATGCCAGCACAGGATCAGGGCTGCTTGTGGCATTACTGAATGAAAGTGAAGCAATAGg CTTGTCCGACGGTGGTAGGcctcttgttcctgaagatGATTTAAAAGAGGCATGTGCATGTATCTGTGATGAGAAATTCAACATCGTTTCTACCTTAGATGGAGCTGCAG CTATGTGCCCTGCCTGGTGGAGAATCAATGTCTTGATTAGTAGGGGATACATCAAAAAAAGAAGCAGAG GCAAGAAGACAGTTTATGAGTTGTTGCCACCTGGGGAAGATGTTGCTCATCGTCTGAGAG GAACACATATACTTCCTGCCCCACAAAGACTAACTGTCTCAAAGAACACTGCCAAGAATATATCGGCACAGTCAAGTAGCAAGCAATTTGACTCTCTCTACTGCACAGATACAGGAGATGACGG GGTCACTCTACTGGTtgatatccatgagcttgGAGGTGATAATGTGCGATTAGGAGAG TTAAGTAGACGACTAAATGATTGGGGCGTACAGCACAAGTCCCGTTCCCTCCTCTGTGGGGATTACCAGTGGCTTTGGAGAGCTAATGGCTGTGAGTATACACTTCCAGTTTTGCTTGAGCGTAAGAGGGCAGATGACTTGGCTGACAGCATCAAGGATGGTCGATACACCAAGCAGAAAGATAGGATGCTAGCTTGGAG GGACAAGTTTGGGATCCTGTCAGATGATGTAAGCCTGCAGTACTTGGTAGAGTCTACACCAGCGGCTTACCGTGTGGGCTGTATGGATGGCTGTAATGGCGTTGGAAAGTGTGGGAACCCGAGCGTTGAGCAAGTTGAG GCTGCTGTAGAAGATCTTCGTGCCAGTAGAGATTTTACCCTTGTTGAGACACGCAGCATAGAAGGGTCCGTTGAATACTTAGCCAGCGTCACCACGGACCTGAAACGAAG GGTGTCTCGAGGTGATTTTGAAGCTTTGCGCCTGCTCAACAAGGGTACAGCGGCCTCTACTGCTGGTGGCGTGCGCGAAAGGTCATCCATTAAACGAATGGATCCCTCTGCAACAATTTCTAAGTCATGCTCACAATTTGATCAATATGATGAGCTGAACAGCCCATCTTGCATGAGAACCACTCATTCGGGGACCAAGGTAGAAAAAGGTGAAACAGGAGGGGAGAAAGATATTGCTTTGGTGCGTGCAATTCAGGCCAGTCTTCAAGACACGTACCCAAAGTTCGGTTATGATGATGGCTTTGACCACTCGCCGCGTAAGAGAAGCCTTAATAAAGGAAATCATACTGAAGTGAGTAGGCAACTAAAAGAAACAGAAGATAGTGATCTTACGCGCGCAATTCAGACTAGTCTAGAGGACACCAAAAAAGCCACTAACACTTGTCCAAAATTTAATGAAGAAGATATTTTGGAACACTCTCCACGATTTTATTTGAGGACTAAAGAAAATCGTACAGATCTAATAGAAAAGGAAGACAGTGCTTTTGTCAGTGCAATTCAGGCTTGTTTAATGGACTCAATCAAAACGTCTAACATATGTTCAAAATTGGATGATGAATGCATGTCAAAATACTCACCGCGAATCAGAAGCGTTAAGGCAAAGACAGATCTAAAAGATGTGAAAGGGGAGGCAGAGATAACGGAAGAAAGAGAACTAGCGCGTGCCATAAAGGCTAGTCTAAACGACACCACCAAACCTTTTAGCACTTGTTCTAAGGTTGATGACGACGATTTAATTGAATACTCAGCGCACAAGAGAAACCTCCATTCAGAGGTAGATCTGAGCGATTTGAATGGGGTAAAAGTGACGGACGGAGAACTAGCGCGAGCAATCCAGGCTAGCCTAAATGATACCCCCAAGACTAACATTTGGCCAACATCTGTTGGCCGCGATAACTTGGTTTACTCTCCGCGCGGAGAAGGCGTGAAAAGGGAAAACGGAACGGTGGATACTAATGATGCACAATGTCACAATAATGCTTCGTGTGCAAGCCAGGTGTCTGCTGACCAGAAAAGACGGAAACGATACAGGGCGATACAGATCGACGACTTATTCGATGACTGTGTGAAAAAACGGCCGAAGTCTGAGGTTGAAGCAGCTCCTCGATTAAATATCGCTATCACTTTAAACGAGATGGGATCtcatcaagaaaaaaaacagattgaaatCCTTGACTCACAAGAAGAAGGCGCTTTTAACCCATTCGTGGATGGAGCTGTCTATGTCTTTGACGCGAGGTCAGATAAATACCATGGAAGAGGGACTAGCGACTGGAGCAACACGTGCACTGGTAAGGCATCGTCAGGCAATCAAGGGCTGTTGACAGAAGAGAGTGTGCGGAATCTTCCCGAGAACAGCCTCACAAAGCAAGAATCAAACTTATCTTCTAGTGTTTGTGTGACGGGGGAAGACTCTAGTGATATTTACGTTGAGCCTCAGGCTTTCTATGACAAGGAGAAGATCGGTTTGGTAATCGGCGTAATGCATGACTGCAGCCAGGCAGCAGTTCAGAACGCGCTGTTTCAAACGAAAGGAAGTGTTGAAGAAGCAATCGTGGTGTTGCTTGATAACAAAAGTGACTCCACTCCATGTGATGTCATCGATCTCACGTAA
- the LOC116619649 gene encoding uromodulin isoform X3: MSVQVWLFWQWTSLYSWMFKCDFNAKCVGDTSCVCKAGYTGSGEVCTDIDECAVGTSTCDSNAVCSNTAGGYTCACKDEYTENGQSCSASSSETSSINNLVMLNAMLLCFWRM, translated from the exons ATGTCAGTGCAAGTCTGGCTTTTCTGGCAATGGACAAGTTTGtacag CTGGATGTTCAAATGTGATTTTAATGCAAAATGCGTCGGTGATACCAGTTGTGTATGTAAAGCTGGATACACTGGCTCTGGGGAAGTGTGCACAG ATATTGACGAATGCGCGGTAGGGACTTCCACATGTGACTCAAATGCCGTCTGTTCGAACACTGCTGGGGGGTACACATGCGCCTGTAAGGATGAATACACAGAAAATGGACAATCCTGCTCAG CGTCTTCAAGCGAGACTTCATCCATCAACAATCTAGTTATGCTCAACGCCATGTTGCTGTGTTTCTGGAGAATGTGA